The DNA segment CATTAGCCCAGCCGTCGGCCCGCATGGCGCCGGTGGAGACTTTACCGATTCGGGCCGCCGTTTCCCGCGACGATAAATAATTTACCAAAATCCCGTCTTTAATCAGTTCCACTTTCGCCGCCGGAACCCCTTCATCATCGTAACCGTATGAACCCAATCCATGCGGATCGGTCGGATCGCTGACCACGGTCACGATCGATGCGCCGTATTTCAGTTCATCCAGATTGTCCGGGGTGGCGAACGATGTCCCCGAAAAATTTCTCTCCGAGCCAAAGACCCGATCCAGTTCCAGGGGATGCCCGATCGATTCATGAATCTGGAGCGACACCTGGTCGCCGGAAAGGAGCAGAGTCGTCACTTTATTGGGACAGGGCGAAGCATTCTGAAGCATCCCGACCTCTTCGACAAGACGCGGGATGGCTTCCTCCATTTTCAATTCATCGAGCAGTTCGTATCCTTTGCACTGATATTGTCCCGAGGAAGAGGGGAAAGAGCGTTCATACCGCTCGCGTCGGGATTTGGTCATTCCCAACGATAATCCGCCCCCGGTCTGGATGATTATCTGTCTGATTTCGGCCCCGTCGCTCGAAGCAAAATATTTGTCGATTTTGCGGAAACCGGCGAAGCAATTTCTGGAATTGATTTTGTCGGCGCCGGCACCGGCGATGGCCGAGTCCAGATTCATCAAGAATGAGAGCTTTTTGTCCAGGGGAACGGTGAAGGGATCGATTTCATAGGATGATACATATTCCCCCTTGGCCGCCTTGAGAGGGGAGAGGGTTATCCTCCCTTTGTTGACCAAAGCCGAGGCTTTGGCGATCTCAACCGCCAGAGCCGCTTTCTCCTCTATTGACTTTTCCGAAACGTCATCAGTGGCCGCAAATCCCCAGGCACCATTCTTAATTACCCTGATCCCGATGCCATATGATTGACTCTCTTCGATCGGCGCCACCTTGCCGTCGGATACGGAGAGGTTTTCATCCTGAATTTTTTCGACGCGGACATCGGCATACTCAACTCCCAGGGAGCGGCATTCCCTGAGAGCCATTCCGGCTAATTTTTCTCTGTCCATTTTTGCTTTCTGCTTAGTCCCAGTATATATAAGGCAATTATTATCGCTGTCAAACCATAAGCAAAAACCGCCGTCGCCGCAACCGAAAACTGGATAGAATGCGGTATCAAATATATCGCCATCACCAGGAGATACCCGACCAGAGCAAGATATCCGAGCGTTTTGTCCGAATAATTGTTGCTTCCGAAGCGTCCCTTATAAAGAGTTCCCAGCATGGAGAGATTCAGAAATATCAGGTAGAGCAGTACAATCTGGGTCTTGTTATCGGTAAAATCCCAGCCGAAGGGGATTCCTTCCCAGATCGTGCCGAAAGCAAAATAATTCATGGCCCAGCCGAACGGGTATCCTCCCAGGAGCACGGCCACCGTCGCCCACTTAAAATTCCTCGCCATTTGCGGCAGGCTGTCTTTGTCCCAGACCACATTGAAAGCATCAAAGAGCGCCAAGGTTGCCAGGAAAATCCCCACAAACATCAGAAATATATGAGGAATTACAATATACAGGGGGACCGACCCTTCATACTTTATCAAAATCGGTTTCGTCCCGTTATTCGGGAAATTGAATGAAATTTTTCCGTCGCGACTATGAATGTAGAAGTAATAAAGGACTTTTTTGCCCTTGGGGAATATCGGGAGGGGAGCCCGATAGAGTCCGGAGTCGGCCGGAAGCAGATCAAGATTGCCATATGTCCCGGGAAGAGATAGC comes from the Candidatus Zixiibacteriota bacterium genome and includes:
- a CDS encoding Peptidase U62 modulator of DNA gyrase is translated as MDREKLAGMALRECRSLGVEYADVRVEKIQDENLSVSDGKVAPIEESQSYGIGIRVIKNGAWGFAATDDVSEKSIEEKAALAVEIAKASALVNKGRITLSPLKAAKGEYVSSYEIDPFTVPLDKKLSFLMNLDSAIAGAGADKINSRNCFAGFRKIDKYFASSDGAEIRQIIIQTGGGLSLGMTKSRRERYERSFPSSSGQYQCKGYELLDELKMEEAIPRLVEEVGMLQNASPCPNKVTTLLLSGDQVSLQIHESIGHPLELDRVFGSERNFSGTSFATPDNLDELKYGASIVTVVSDPTDPHGLGSYGYDDEGVPAAKVELIKDGILVNYLSSRETAARIGKVSTGAMRADGWANVPLVRMTNINLLPGDKTLEEIISGIDDGIFMDTVNSWSIDDQRKYFQMGCEIGWLINGGKLAGPIKSPTYSGCTTDFWNKCTAIAEAKSWKVWGTPNCGKGEPGQNARTGQGASPCRFDNIQVGG
- a CDS encoding membrane hypothetical protein (Evidence 5 : Unknown function); this translates as MRKVLRYGVAIIVTVLMLMIARRLSPVHSEKIRETIEGVTVEHTTVGKTVDGKPDIISLRITNPDSTFLFVTMRWAMAEGRLSLPGTYGNLDLLPADSGLYRAPLPIFPKGKKVLYYFYIHSRDGKISFNFPNNGTKPILIKYEGSVPLYIVIPHIFLMFVGIFLATLALFDAFNVVWDKDSLPQMARNFKWATVAVLLGGYPFGWAMNYFAFGTIWEGIPFGWDFTDNKTQIVLLYLIFLNLSMLGTLYKGRFGSNNYSDKTLGYLALVGYLLVMAIYLIPHSIQFSVAATAVFAYGLTAIIIALYILGLSRKQKWTEKN